A single region of the Halarsenatibacter silvermanii genome encodes:
- the efp gene encoding elongation factor P — protein sequence MISTNDFTTGLTIELEDDIYTVENFEHSKSGRGGAFVRTRLKSLTDGHVINKTFRAGEKVEQARIDKRKMKYLYQDEDRHIFMDIDNYEQTHFMTEDIKDELKFLKENSEVQVLFHEDRPIKINLPTTVALEVVEAPPAVKGDTVSGGTKEVKVETGYKLKVPLFIEKGTEIVIDTRTGEYQERA from the coding sequence TTGATTTCTACCAATGACTTCACCACAGGGTTGACCATCGAACTGGAAGATGATATATATACCGTCGAAAATTTTGAGCATTCTAAATCCGGGCGGGGCGGAGCATTCGTCAGAACCAGGCTGAAAAGCTTGACCGATGGTCATGTCATCAACAAAACCTTTCGAGCGGGAGAAAAGGTTGAACAGGCTCGCATCGACAAAAGAAAAATGAAATATCTCTATCAGGATGAGGACAGGCATATTTTTATGGATATCGATAACTATGAACAGACTCATTTTATGACAGAAGATATAAAGGATGAGTTGAAATTTTTGAAGGAAAACTCAGAAGTCCAGGTTTTATTTCATGAGGACAGACCTATAAAAATAAATCTCCCCACTACAGTAGCGCTGGAAGTTGTTGAAGCTCCGCCAGCAGTTAAGGGAGATACTGTATCCGGAGGGACCAAAGAGGTTAAAGTAGAAACCGGCTACAAATTAAAAGTGCCATTGTTTATAGAAAAGGGAACAGAGATCGTTATAGATACCAGAACAGGAGAATATCAGGAAAGAGCTTGA
- the amaP gene encoding alkaline shock response membrane anchor protein AmaP: protein MNFVNKIILILLLAALMVLSLILALFSFAVTGEELLAQLQEMLYGSLSAGISFSVIFVLAAWSIYPFFKKGAGTALISSSEEGEVSISLKAMNKIIREVAGDEDNVDIKDSEVNSKPDGLYARLSISVTEKGDIPSLTSRLQRNIKNRLRNITGAEVISVEVMIENVETEEEMEEYHPREESSSTEELSSEEREDEDKTNIEDKDLENQAEDSDAGDEEEIEEESEGSGFFG from the coding sequence ATGAATTTTGTCAATAAGATCATACTTATTTTGCTTCTGGCCGCACTAATGGTTTTGTCCCTCATCCTGGCTTTATTCAGCTTTGCCGTAACTGGAGAAGAGCTTTTAGCTCAGCTGCAGGAGATGCTGTATGGAAGTTTGAGTGCAGGCATTTCATTTTCAGTGATTTTTGTCCTGGCAGCCTGGTCAATATATCCTTTTTTCAAAAAGGGAGCCGGGACAGCACTTATAAGTTCCTCTGAAGAAGGGGAAGTGAGTATATCTCTCAAGGCTATGAATAAGATAATCAGAGAGGTTGCCGGCGATGAAGATAATGTTGATATAAAGGATTCTGAGGTGAATTCAAAACCGGACGGACTTTATGCCCGCCTGTCTATTTCTGTAACAGAAAAGGGAGATATTCCCTCTCTGACTTCGCGGCTGCAGAGAAATATCAAAAATCGTCTCAGGAATATAACCGGTGCGGAAGTTATTTCAGTTGAAGTGATGATCGAAAACGTTGAAACTGAAGAGGAGATGGAGGAATATCATCCCCGGGAAGAAAGTTCTTCGACAGAAGAGCTCTCTTCCGAGGAGAGAGAGGATGAGGATAAAACAAATATTGAAGATAAAGATCTTGAAAATCAAGCCGAGGATTCGGATGCAGGCGATGAAGAAGAAATAGAAGAAGAGAGCGAAGGATCTGGCTTTTTTGGCTGA
- a CDS encoding Asp23/Gls24 family envelope stress response protein: MVDEGIEVSEEIGELHIADEVVGIIAGMSAVKVDGIYSMSGGFAGSLKNMLGKKDLSRGVKIEIDDDMVDISLYIVVKYGTSIPEVAWQIQDNVKQSVEGMTGLEVINIDVHVQGVEFSAEEQELEEGEE, translated from the coding sequence ATGGTAGATGAAGGTATAGAAGTATCTGAGGAGATCGGTGAGCTGCATATAGCTGATGAAGTTGTGGGAATTATAGCAGGTATGTCGGCTGTAAAAGTTGATGGCATATATTCTATGAGCGGTGGTTTTGCCGGAAGTCTGAAAAATATGCTCGGCAAAAAGGATCTTTCCCGGGGAGTAAAAATAGAGATAGATGATGATATGGTGGATATAAGCCTTTATATCGTCGTCAAATATGGAACTTCTATTCCCGAGGTCGCCTGGCAGATACAGGATAATGTTAAACAATCAGTAGAGGGGATGACGGGCCTGGAGGTAATAAACATCGATGTTCATGTTCAGGGGGTCGAATTTTCTGCTGAAGAACAGGAGTTGGAGGAGGGAGAGGAATGA
- a CDS encoding M24 family metallopeptidase, whose protein sequence is MRERLEKSYKVMETRQLDAVLVTSFPNRFYFSGFSGTSGQLLLQREGKNFFITDFRYTEQASEETEGYEIVEVNQKKLEQLAEVIREEKITSLGFENRRLNHYHYKKIDDLTENTALIPLDKDLDEIRLVKSKEEIETIKEAIGITEEAFSEILNFIEPGLSEKRIAAELEYILRKKGGEGPAFDFIVASGQRSALPHGVASEKKLKKGEFVTLDFGIRYSGYCSDMTRTIFLGEPLEKHREIYDLVLSAHNEVIEKVKPGLSGSEADALARDLIEAEGYGDNFGHGLGHGLGIEVHEGPKLSSQSDTILKPGMIFTDEPGIYISGFGGVRIEDDILLNDEGAVVLNNFTKELITL, encoded by the coding sequence ATGAGAGAAAGACTTGAAAAAAGCTATAAAGTCATGGAGACCAGGCAGCTGGATGCTGTTCTTGTCACTTCTTTTCCCAACAGGTTCTATTTCTCAGGTTTCAGCGGGACCAGCGGTCAGCTGCTGCTGCAGAGAGAAGGCAAGAACTTTTTTATAACTGATTTCCGTTATACGGAACAGGCATCAGAAGAGACAGAGGGTTACGAAATTGTTGAGGTCAACCAGAAGAAACTGGAACAACTGGCTGAAGTTATCCGGGAGGAAAAAATAACTTCATTGGGTTTTGAGAATCGCAGATTGAATCATTATCATTATAAAAAGATAGACGATTTGACGGAAAATACAGCTCTGATACCTCTGGACAAAGATCTGGACGAGATCAGACTGGTAAAATCGAAAGAAGAAATTGAAACAATAAAAGAGGCTATCGGGATCACCGAGGAAGCTTTTTCGGAAATTTTGAATTTTATCGAGCCAGGCCTCAGTGAAAAGAGAATAGCCGCAGAATTGGAGTACATACTGAGAAAAAAAGGGGGAGAGGGGCCAGCATTTGATTTTATCGTAGCATCCGGGCAGCGATCAGCCCTGCCTCATGGAGTTGCCTCGGAAAAGAAACTAAAAAAGGGTGAATTTGTCACTCTGGATTTTGGCATCAGATACAGCGGGTACTGCAGCGATATGACCAGAACTATATTCCTGGGTGAACCTCTGGAAAAACACAGGGAGATATATGATCTGGTTTTATCCGCACATAATGAAGTTATCGAAAAGGTAAAACCCGGTTTAAGCGGCAGTGAAGCAGATGCTCTGGCCCGGGATCTGATCGAAGCGGAGGGTTATGGAGATAACTTTGGACATGGTTTGGGACATGGACTGGGAATAGAGGTTCATGAAGGTCCAAAATTATCATCACAGTCAGATACTATTTTGAAACCGGGTATGATCTTTACTGACGAACCGGGCATTTATATATCCGGGTTTGGGGGTGTTAGGATAGAAGATGATATTTTACTCAATGATGAGGGGGCAGTAGTATTAAATAATTTCACCAAAGAGCTGATAACTCTTTGA
- the nusB gene encoding transcription antitermination factor NusB encodes MKNLTRRQERELALQYLFALESQQKLKKELFPEDLEELPVSAEGVSRDAYHLDIIFGINQNLKGIDREISRHLIEWRFERIAMVDRNILRIAVCEIIHNEEVPKAVAIDEAVELAKKYGSEKSPEFINGVLAQVGD; translated from the coding sequence ATGAAAAATCTTACCAGACGACAGGAAAGAGAACTCGCGCTTCAATATTTATTTGCGCTTGAAAGTCAGCAGAAACTGAAAAAAGAGCTTTTCCCTGAGGACCTGGAGGAACTGCCGGTCTCCGCCGAAGGTGTTTCCCGTGATGCCTATCATCTGGATATAATTTTTGGGATTAACCAAAATTTAAAGGGTATAGATAGGGAAATATCCCGGCATCTGATCGAATGGAGATTTGAAAGAATAGCTATGGTCGATAGGAATATTCTTAGAATTGCAGTTTGTGAGATTATTCATAATGAGGAAGTGCCTAAAGCTGTGGCTATAGATGAAGCAGTAGAGCTGGCAAAGAAGTATGGTTCAGAAAAATCTCCAGAATTTATTAATGGTGTTTTAGCTCAGGTAGGGGATTGA
- the pilM gene encoding pilus assembly protein PilM, with product MFSRKNTCFIFFGRKEILKVTAFKNRKNKLVVKEFFLEKLSKGAAEEKAFRAEDVSDRLKMLKNKSQEKINRIIAVLPEESSSSKFFQMPVLSRSETRDYLDVEAERMTEYRLNDAMVDYSVINKDAKKISLHLAAVKKETIKSYRKILWRIYDCYHEITLRADLIWPLINELSQRENIILLEVYQDKVFLSAGGNNEIYFYLSRTRNKRKEEPEYFVKEADEYFRQEIGREPPRKVYVRILDDPSIKTPQLSGGYRWCEIPFSRFQFAKEKMTSEFLNLNSPHLLAAVGGIYREI from the coding sequence ATGTTCTCCAGAAAAAACACCTGTTTTATATTCTTTGGCCGGAAAGAAATTTTGAAGGTGACAGCTTTTAAGAACAGAAAAAATAAACTTGTAGTCAAGGAATTTTTTCTTGAAAAACTTTCTAAAGGGGCTGCAGAGGAGAAAGCATTCAGGGCTGAAGATGTATCCGACAGATTGAAAATGCTCAAAAACAAAAGTCAGGAAAAAATCAACCGGATCATCGCCGTGCTTCCCGAGGAATCCTCCAGCAGCAAATTTTTTCAGATGCCGGTGCTGTCCCGCAGTGAAACCAGAGATTATCTTGATGTAGAAGCTGAAAGGATGACCGAATACAGACTCAATGATGCTATGGTTGATTATTCAGTGATCAATAAAGATGCAAAGAAGATCAGTTTACATCTGGCAGCAGTAAAAAAAGAAACAATAAAGAGTTATAGAAAAATATTGTGGAGGATATATGATTGTTATCATGAGATCACTCTCAGAGCAGATTTGATCTGGCCCTTGATAAATGAGCTTTCCCAGCGGGAAAACATTATTCTTCTGGAAGTTTATCAGGATAAAGTTTTTCTCTCTGCCGGCGGGAATAACGAGATATATTTTTATTTAAGCAGAACAAGAAATAAGCGGAAAGAAGAACCTGAGTATTTTGTTAAAGAAGCCGATGAATATTTCAGGCAGGAAATCGGCCGGGAGCCTCCGCGTAAAGTTTATGTGCGAATCCTGGATGATCCTTCTATTAAAACACCTCAATTATCCGGAGGTTATAGATGGTGTGAGATTCCTTTTTCCCGCTTTCAATTTGCAAAAGAAAAGATGACCTCTGAATTTCTCAATCTTAACTCCCCTCATCTGCTGGCCGCAGTAGGAGGGATATATCGTGAGATTTAG
- a CDS encoding FAD-binding oxidoreductase, giving the protein MEKTVVNDLMNIVGEKWVDTDAERVFSYAKEWTIESYGLVAPEPAEDCVVVKPCEAQEISEIMEYANENSIPVLPKGGNTALSANAIPDEPSIIIVLERMNEKIEIDEQNMTVTCDAGVTLESLLEKLSEHDKLYFPLHPGDEGAQIGGMAIMNAGGVRAVRDGVMRDQIRGLKAVLPTGEIVDFGNRDGKLIKNNAGYDLSHLMIGSEGTLGIVTEVTLDLKPEPPYSATLIIPFEKRNDAFRAVPEILQEGIIPLAIEYVEREQILATAEDLGKEWPATEGAGDLMVILAEDSEEDLFESAAGIENICEEHNSINTLMADTTQEEKELLEIRSHFLPAIEDDVVDCPDITVPRSELGDLMDKLDELSEEYDADMPLMAHAADGNLHAFIMLEDPEVDEIPDYYEELKHDMYQAALDLGGTITGEHGVGALRKKQLKMQYTEREIEIMKSLKQAFDPNNVLSPNRIVDID; this is encoded by the coding sequence ATGGAAAAGACAGTTGTGAATGATCTTATGAATATTGTCGGCGAAAAGTGGGTTGATACCGATGCGGAAAGAGTCTTTAGTTATGCCAAAGAGTGGACGATTGAAAGTTACGGCCTGGTAGCACCTGAACCTGCTGAGGACTGCGTGGTAGTCAAGCCCTGTGAAGCACAGGAAATTTCTGAAATAATGGAATATGCCAATGAGAATTCAATACCAGTTTTGCCCAAAGGCGGTAATACTGCTCTTTCCGCCAATGCCATACCTGATGAGCCGAGTATTATTATTGTACTGGAGAGAATGAATGAAAAGATAGAGATTGACGAACAGAATATGACCGTCACTTGCGATGCTGGAGTCACACTTGAAAGCTTACTCGAAAAGCTTTCGGAACATGACAAGCTTTATTTCCCTCTCCATCCTGGTGATGAAGGGGCTCAAATAGGTGGAATGGCCATCATGAATGCCGGGGGAGTTAGAGCTGTAAGAGATGGTGTTATGCGCGATCAGATCAGGGGATTAAAAGCGGTTCTTCCCACGGGTGAAATTGTGGATTTTGGCAACAGAGATGGCAAATTGATAAAAAATAATGCTGGTTATGATCTGTCACATCTTATGATCGGCAGCGAAGGAACTCTGGGGATCGTCACCGAAGTCACTCTGGATTTAAAGCCTGAACCACCTTACAGTGCTACACTAATAATTCCTTTCGAAAAGCGAAATGATGCATTTAGAGCAGTTCCAGAAATACTTCAGGAGGGTATAATACCTCTAGCTATTGAATATGTGGAAAGAGAGCAGATCCTTGCAACTGCTGAGGACCTGGGTAAAGAGTGGCCTGCCACTGAAGGAGCCGGAGATCTGATGGTCATTCTGGCCGAGGATTCAGAGGAAGATTTATTTGAATCAGCCGCTGGAATTGAGAATATATGTGAGGAGCACAATTCAATTAACACTTTAATGGCGGACACCACTCAAGAAGAGAAAGAACTGCTGGAAATAAGAAGTCACTTTTTGCCAGCAATTGAAGATGATGTTGTCGACTGCCCGGATATAACCGTGCCCCGCAGCGAACTTGGAGATCTAATGGACAAATTGGACGAGCTATCTGAGGAATATGATGCCGATATGCCGCTTATGGCTCATGCTGCCGATGGAAATCTCCATGCATTTATTATGCTGGAAGATCCAGAGGTTGATGAGATACCTGATTATTACGAAGAGCTAAAACATGACATGTATCAGGCAGCTCTGGATCTGGGCGGCACAATAACAGGGGAGCACGGAGTGGGAGCACTGAGGAAAAAGCAGCTCAAAATGCAGTATACCGAAAGAGAGATAGAGATAATGAAAAGTCTCAAACAAGCTTTTGATCCTAACAATGTACTCAGCCCTAACAGGATTGTCGATATCGACTGA
- a CDS encoding FadR/GntR family transcriptional regulator translates to MEFEPIKTNKVYEEVINQIREMIYRGELSRGDKLPSERELKKELNVSRASIREAFSALEMIGLIESRPGEGTFIKTDADRNLLEPLSLVLMLENDIAQELLELRKILEVDCVKFASERITEEELEQLAGYLAEMEEMSGFEEESIKLDKNFHHTIAEAGKNNVLYYVMTSIMDAMDFHIKHTRTTLVSRPETMNQFTVQHRKIFEAVKAGDSDSAMKKMEEHLEYVEKLISREIEG, encoded by the coding sequence ATGGAATTCGAACCGATTAAAACCAATAAAGTTTATGAAGAGGTAATAAATCAAATAAGAGAGATGATTTATCGGGGGGAGTTAAGTCGGGGTGATAAGCTTCCCTCAGAGAGAGAGTTAAAAAAAGAACTTAATGTCAGCAGGGCGTCCATCAGGGAAGCTTTTAGCGCCCTGGAGATGATCGGGTTGATCGAATCACGGCCTGGCGAAGGCACTTTTATTAAAACCGATGCAGATCGCAATCTGCTTGAGCCTCTTTCTCTGGTTTTGATGCTGGAGAATGATATAGCTCAGGAGCTTTTAGAGTTGAGAAAAATACTGGAGGTCGATTGTGTTAAATTTGCCTCGGAGAGAATAACAGAGGAAGAGCTTGAACAGCTGGCCGGTTATCTCGCAGAGATGGAGGAGATGAGCGGTTTTGAAGAAGAGAGCATAAAGCTGGATAAAAACTTTCATCATACCATTGCTGAAGCCGGGAAAAATAACGTGCTTTATTACGTAATGACTTCGATAATGGATGCTATGGATTTTCATATCAAGCATACAAGAACTACACTGGTTTCCAGGCCGGAGACGATGAATCAATTTACCGTCCAGCACAGGAAAATTTTTGAAGCTGTAAAAGCAGGGGACTCTGATAGCGCAATGAAAAAAATGGAAGAACATCTCGAATACGTGGAGAAACTAATTAGCAGGGAAATAGAAGGTTGA
- a CDS encoding electron transfer flavoprotein subunit alpha/FixB family protein, producing MSRDLSGVLVYAEQNAGEIHPVSYELLQKGRQLAEDLGEELIAIVLGPEGLEADELVYRGADRVYCIQGEELSQPNLITYKDNLKRYIIDEIKPEIILLGATPFGRSLAPRLAIAVDSGLTADCTDLQIDEEDGRLIQIRPAFSENILAHIKSTSDLQMATVRYQEFDEAERDDSLEGEIINAEAERSKDHGLKVLERLAGKEVNITEEDVIVAGGKGLKNPEDFSLLEELAEKLGGEVGASRDVVDEDYIGKEHQVGYSGHRVKPVIYIACGISGAPQHLAGMKESDTIIAINNDPSAPIFEHCDYGIVGDLYDVIPEMIDRIEESA from the coding sequence ATGAGTCGTGATTTGAGCGGAGTGCTTGTATATGCTGAACAAAACGCAGGGGAGATTCATCCGGTCTCCTATGAACTTTTGCAAAAAGGCAGACAGCTGGCTGAAGACCTGGGAGAAGAACTGATCGCTATTGTGCTGGGACCGGAAGGACTTGAAGCTGATGAGCTGGTTTATCGAGGGGCCGACAGAGTATATTGTATCCAGGGTGAAGAGCTTTCCCAGCCCAATTTAATTACCTATAAGGATAATCTTAAGAGATACATCATTGATGAGATAAAGCCGGAAATAATTCTTCTGGGGGCAACACCTTTTGGCAGATCTCTGGCTCCCAGGCTGGCGATCGCAGTTGATTCAGGTTTGACTGCTGATTGCACCGATCTGCAGATAGATGAAGAGGATGGAAGACTTATACAAATCAGACCCGCATTTAGTGAAAATATTCTGGCCCACATTAAATCCACTTCTGATCTACAGATGGCGACGGTGCGCTATCAGGAATTCGATGAAGCCGAAAGAGATGATAGCCTCGAGGGCGAGATAATTAATGCCGAAGCAGAAAGATCTAAAGATCACGGTCTTAAAGTTCTGGAAAGATTGGCCGGTAAAGAAGTTAATATTACCGAGGAAGATGTCATAGTGGCCGGCGGCAAGGGCCTTAAAAATCCCGAGGACTTTTCCCTTCTGGAGGAGCTGGCCGAAAAATTGGGCGGCGAAGTCGGAGCCTCACGTGATGTAGTTGATGAGGATTATATCGGCAAAGAACATCAGGTCGGTTACAGCGGTCATCGCGTAAAACCGGTAATATATATTGCCTGCGGAATTTCAGGCGCCCCCCAGCATCTGGCCGGGATGAAAGAATCGGATACGATAATAGCGATTAACAATGATCCATCCGCACCCATATTTGAGCACTGTGACTATGGGATTGTCGGCGATCTATATGATGTAATTCCCGAGATGATCGACAGGATAGAAGAATCAGCCTGA
- a CDS encoding shikimate kinase — protein sequence MKITLIGMMGSGKSTVGKIIASRINWPFYDLDDIIEEKTGHVISEIFSLGGQRVFRSWERKIVRELYEETDKAVVSSGGGAVLSPKNRKIFLRSGPVFYLAASPGELIDRMDIEDRPLLFEADDPEKELRMLLERRLPLYRMGYKIETEKFSPEKVAETIIHNLL from the coding sequence ATGAAGATTACTCTGATTGGCATGATGGGTTCAGGCAAGTCTACTGTGGGTAAGATTATCGCCAGCAGGATAAACTGGCCTTTTTATGATTTAGATGATATCATTGAGGAGAAAACCGGTCATGTAATCTCTGAGATATTCAGCCTGGGTGGCCAGCGGGTTTTTAGAAGCTGGGAGAGAAAAATAGTCAGGGAGCTTTATGAGGAAACAGATAAGGCGGTAGTTTCTTCCGGGGGAGGAGCAGTGCTCTCTCCTAAAAACAGAAAGATTTTTTTGAGAAGCGGTCCAGTATTTTACCTGGCAGCCTCTCCCGGAGAGCTCATCGATAGAATGGATATTGAAGATCGCCCTCTCCTTTTTGAGGCGGATGATCCCGAAAAAGAGCTCAGGATGCTGCTAGAAAGAAGACTTCCTCTTTACAGAATGGGGTATAAAATAGAAACCGAAAAATTTTCTCCGGAAAAAGTTGCTGAAACCATCATACATAATTTACTTTGA
- a CDS encoding NAD(P)/FAD-dependent oxidoreductase, with protein MIVGSGVAGVSAAKEIIRADESGEITLITDEEYGFYYRPRLIQYLSGNLKIDDIVINEIDWFHKNGIDLQLGEKVESIDFASKDVYSGQDRYDYDKLLLASGAKPFVPPVEGTDLDRVFTLRDADDAREIYSSALECEKVVVIGGGLLGLESAYNLQRAGLDVTVVETTDYILNRQLDEKGGKLLEEKLKNIGINFKLSSIATEIKGENSVESVVFKEGGQIPADLVLFSTGIRPNTEICEDQDMEINRGIIVNEKMETSVENVFAAGDAAEYNGRVFGIWGPSMEMGKVAGKNMAGAEAKFGGYVPSHKLKVAEVNVTSLGILEEKENIESEIIKHGESYCRVFRSDDDKPVGAIVVGEYEKEDEIVKEIKAE; from the coding sequence GTGATTGTAGGATCAGGAGTGGCGGGTGTATCCGCTGCCAAAGAAATTATTCGAGCCGATGAAAGCGGCGAAATTACCCTGATTACTGATGAAGAATACGGTTTTTATTATCGACCCAGACTTATACAATATCTTTCGGGAAATTTGAAAATTGATGACATAGTCATAAATGAGATCGATTGGTTTCATAAAAACGGAATAGATCTTCAGCTGGGTGAGAAGGTCGAATCCATCGATTTTGCCAGCAAAGATGTTTATTCTGGACAGGACAGATATGATTACGATAAATTGCTGCTGGCCAGCGGTGCTAAACCTTTTGTTCCTCCGGTTGAAGGAACAGATCTCGACAGAGTTTTTACTCTGAGAGATGCCGATGATGCTCGAGAAATATACAGCAGCGCTCTTGAGTGTGAAAAGGTTGTTGTTATAGGAGGGGGACTTCTCGGTCTGGAAAGCGCTTATAACCTGCAGAGAGCCGGGCTGGACGTCACCGTGGTGGAGACTACAGATTATATTTTAAACCGTCAGCTCGATGAAAAAGGAGGCAAACTCCTCGAAGAAAAGCTCAAAAATATCGGCATCAATTTCAAACTCAGCTCTATTGCCACAGAAATAAAAGGTGAAAACAGTGTTGAAAGCGTTGTTTTTAAAGAAGGCGGACAAATTCCCGCCGATCTTGTTCTTTTTTCCACCGGAATCCGTCCAAATACAGAGATATGCGAAGATCAGGATATGGAAATTAACAGGGGAATAATTGTAAATGAGAAAATGGAAACTTCAGTTGAAAATGTTTTTGCGGCGGGGGATGCTGCTGAATACAACGGTCGTGTCTTCGGTATCTGGGGTCCCTCTATGGAGATGGGCAAAGTAGCCGGAAAAAACATGGCAGGAGCAGAGGCTAAATTCGGAGGTTATGTGCCTTCCCATAAATTGAAAGTTGCTGAAGTCAACGTAACCTCACTGGGTATCCTTGAGGAAAAGGAAAATATTGAATCTGAAATCATCAAACACGGGGAGAGCTATTGTAGGGTTTTCAGAAGTGACGACGATAAACCTGTAGGGGCGATTGTGGTAGGAGAATATGAAAAAGAAGATGAGATAGTAAAAGAAATAAAAGCTGAATAA
- a CDS encoding type II 3-dehydroquinate dehydratase yields MILVVNGPNINLLEKRDRDLYGGISAGEIKNELEARAAEDNFDIEWKQSNSEGMLVDFLQKNRHKAQGIIINPAAYSHTSIALLDCFKMLDIPIIEVHLSNPAARGNEREFLTAAAADGVIMGFGAESYLLAYQELKRIIRSGGEQ; encoded by the coding sequence GTGATACTGGTGGTCAACGGCCCCAATATCAATCTGCTGGAAAAAAGAGATAGAGATTTATATGGCGGTATTAGTGCGGGCGAGATCAAAAATGAACTGGAAGCGAGAGCAGCAGAAGACAATTTTGATATAGAATGGAAACAGAGCAATTCAGAAGGAATGCTTGTCGATTTTTTGCAGAAAAACCGGCATAAGGCTCAGGGAATAATAATAAATCCGGCCGCGTACAGCCATACAAGCATAGCGCTTTTGGACTGCTTTAAAATGCTTGACATTCCCATAATTGAAGTCCATTTGAGCAACCCGGCTGCTCGAGGGAATGAAAGAGAATTTTTGACGGCTGCAGCAGCAGATGGTGTCATCATGGGATTTGGAGCTGAAAGTTATCTGCTGGCCTATCAGGAACTGAAAAGAATAATACGTTCAGGAGGAGAGCAATGA
- a CDS encoding electron transfer flavoprotein subunit beta/FixA family protein, which translates to MDIIVLVKEVPDMEKVKFDRERGVIDRSSASAQINPFDLNALQTAVDLKEEVGGNITAISMGPPSAEDSLKEAIARGADEGILLTDTSFAGADTWATSFILSQAVKKIGDFDLVICGEMSVDGDTAQVGPQAAEFLDIPHVAFVWDIEEIVDEGLVVCTDMWSSSYRQQVNFPGMITVTKDINTPQLPSLQDKMKAKKAEITTWGLDDFAELDIEDDDVGLSGSYTKVKNIVVPPETSRDSKIWDDDYQEGLDELIELLAEKRRL; encoded by the coding sequence ATGGATATAATTGTATTAGTTAAAGAAGTTCCTGACATGGAAAAAGTCAAGTTTGACCGGGAAAGAGGGGTTATCGACAGAAGTTCAGCCTCTGCACAAATTAACCCTTTCGATCTCAACGCTCTGCAGACAGCTGTCGATTTGAAGGAAGAAGTTGGAGGTAATATTACGGCAATCAGTATGGGCCCTCCCAGCGCTGAAGATTCTCTTAAGGAAGCAATAGCCCGCGGAGCCGATGAAGGTATTCTGCTGACCGATACTTCCTTTGCCGGAGCTGATACCTGGGCTACCTCATTTATCCTGTCCCAGGCCGTCAAAAAAATAGGTGATTTTGATCTGGTAATCTGCGGGGAGATGAGCGTTGATGGAGATACTGCCCAGGTAGGTCCTCAGGCAGCTGAATTTTTGGACATTCCTCATGTGGCTTTTGTATGGGATATAGAAGAAATTGTTGACGAGGGTCTGGTAGTCTGTACCGATATGTGGTCGAGCAGCTACCGTCAGCAGGTCAATTTTCCCGGTATGATCACTGTAACCAAAGATATAAACACTCCACAGCTGCCCTCTCTGCAGGATAAAATGAAGGCGAAGAAAGCTGAAATAACAACCTGGGGGCTTGATGATTTTGCTGAGCTGGATATCGAAGACGACGATGTAGGTCTTTCCGGATCCTACACCAAGGTGAAAAATATTGTTGTTCCACCTGAAACCAGCCGTGATAGCAAAATTTGGGATGATGATTATCAGGAAGGCCTGGATGAACTTATCGAACTGTTGGCCGAAAAAAGGAGGCTATAA
- a CDS encoding DUF2273 domain-containing protein: MDEESFKYKIKELISENMRELLGALAGLLIAIMLLSFGVLRTIILVVFTACGFLIASKEDLKRDIKDLVNRIISG; this comes from the coding sequence ATGGATGAGGAAAGTTTTAAGTATAAAATAAAAGAACTCATCTCTGAAAATATGAGAGAGTTATTGGGAGCATTAGCAGGACTTTTAATAGCAATTATGCTGCTATCTTTTGGGGTTTTACGCACAATAATTTTGGTTGTGTTTACAGCCTGCGGATTTTTGATAGCCAGCAAAGAAGATCTCAAACGGGATATTAAAGATCTGGTGAATAGGATCATCTCAGGCTAA